Sequence from the Hamadaea flava genome:
TCGCCGCCGCCTGGCGTTCGGTGGGCGAACGGCTGCAGTCCGGGCTGAGCGAAGCCAACAGCGCCGCCGCCGACCTCGTGGCCGCGTGGGGCGGCGACGGCGGGGCGGCGTTCGCCAAGTCGTGGCAGAGCCTGGGTCACGACGTCCCGCAGATGCTCGTCGACATCCTCCTCAACGGCTACGACGGCAACCCTCCGCTCGTCGGTTCGCTGGAACAGTCTGCTCTCGACATCGAGTACGACAAGATCTCCACGCTGGTCGAGGTCGCCGTCGTCATCATCGAGATCTTCGTCATCCTGGTCACGGCCTGGTTGGCGTTCTGGGCCGCGTGGACGGCGGCCGGGATGCGGATCGCGATGGGCCGGGCCGCGATCTGGGCGTTCATGCGGGGCCTGATCGCGAACGCGGTCCGCTCCTTCGGCCAGCACGGCCTGAGCGAAGGGCTGAAGCAGGAACTCAAGCAGTGGGCCAAGCACGCGATCAAGTGGGAGGTCGCCAAGGAGATCGGCGCGGAGACCGGGGTCGACATCACCGCGCAACTGGCCCAATTCGCCATGGGCACGCGGACGAGTTGGGACGGGAAGAAGACCTTGGCGTCGGGGATCGGCGGCGCGGCCGGCGCGCTGTTGAGCTTCGCCACCCCGATCGGCGAGAACATCGCCGGGAAGTTCACCAGCAAGCTCGGCAAGACCGGGATCAACCTCGGCACCCGGGCGCTGGACGAGTTCATCACCGAGGTCGGCGCGGAGACCATCGCCAACGGCGTCGTCTACAAGAACTGGAACGTCAACCTCGGCAACCTCGGCAACCGGATCGGCTCCGGCATGGTCCGCGACAAGGTCAGCGAGAACGCCGACCTGTCCGGCAACGCGCTGGACGTCACGAAATCCGTCCTCGGCCTCGAGACGCGTACGCAGGCCGCCGCGAACGCGGCCCGGCAAGCGGCCCAGAACGCCGCCAATCAGGCGCAGACCGCCGCTCAGCAAGCCCGCCAGCAGGCCACCCAGGCGCAGCAGGCGGCCAATGCCGCGACTCAGCAGGCCCAAGCCGCACAGCAACGGGCGAACGAGGCGAACGCCGCCGCCCAAGCCGCCGTCGCCCGCTACGGAGCCGACTCCGTCCAGGCCCGCGAGGCCGCCACAGCCGCCCAGAACGCCACGCGCCAGGCCGAGATCGCCCAGCGCGGTGCCACCCAGGCGACCGCCGCCGCCCAGCACGCGGACACAGCCGCAGGCAACGCCGAGGACGCCGCCCGCCAGGCCCGCGAGAACGCGGACCGCATCCCCGCCCCCGCGGGTGGCACCCAGCCCGAGCCGGGTACGCAGCCCGACGACACGTCGACCCCGCCACCCGGGACGGGGCCGGACGGGAGTCCCGCCGCACCACCCGGAACCGGACCCGACGGCAGCCCCGCAGCACCACCCGGGACTAGGCCCGACGGCAGCCCCGCCGCGCCGCCTGGAACCGGGCCTGATGGGAGTCCCGCCGTGCCGCCCGGGACTGGGCCCGACGGCAGCCCCGCCGCACCACCCGGAACCGGACCCGACGGCACCCCCGCCGCACCACCCGGGACTGGGCCCGACGGCACCCCCGCCGCACCGCCCGGAACCGGGCCTGACGGCAGCCCCGCCGCGCCGCCCGGAACTGGGCCCGATGGTGCGCCGGCCACGCCTCCGGGGACCGGGCCGGATGGGACGCCTGGTGCGCCGCCGGTGGGATCCGGGGTTCCGGCCGCGCCTCCGGGAACCAGTCCGGACGGCACCTCCACCGCACCTCCGGGGACGGGACCCGACGGCGCGCCCGCTACACCCCCGCTGGGTTCCGGGGCGCTCCGTTCACCCGATGTAGATGGCCAGCCGCTCGCGTCATCCGATGGCGAGACCACGCCGCGCCCGGCGGGCATGCCGAGCACGGACTCGCCGCAGGGTGCCGACGTGGGCGGCGATCAGACCGGGCCGGACGGCGACCAGACCACCACCTCGGCTCCGACCCGGCCGACCGCCCCCGGCGCGGCACCCGTCGGCGGCGGACGCGGCACCCTGAACACTCCGCACACCGGGCCCGACTCCACCGGCGTGCTGCCGACGGCCCCAGTGGCACCGCCCGGCCGACGGCGTACGGGCGACACCGACGAGCGCACCTCGACCGACCCGGATAACGACACCGACGAGCGCACCTCGACCGACCCGGATAACGACACCGACGAGCGCACCTCGACCGACCCGGATAACGACACCGACGAACGCACCTCGACCGACCCGGAAAACGACACCGACGAGAACACCACGCCGGAGGGACAGCCCGACACCGACGAGAACACCACGCCGGAGGGACAGCCCGACACCGACGGCACGGCCAAACGCGAGGCCGGATCGAACACGGACGAGACCGGCACGACCGACCCGAACACCTCGGCCGACACCAATGACGACACCAGCGACGACAGCGACACGGACGAGACCGCTAAGCCGGACGCGAACGACGACACCGACGCCGATGGCGATCAGCGCGGTGATACCGACGGTTCGACTCGGACCGCCACCAAGGTCTCCCCACGGGTGACCATCGCGATCGCCAAGCTCGTCATGGACTCCACCGTGCAGGCGCAGATGGCAGCGCATGAGGCGACTCGGGCGAATGCCCTCGCGCAGGTGCTCGCCTCGACGGACGGGCAGGTGCAGATCACCGGGCCGACTTCGCTGACGCTGGACCCGGACGCCGGCCCGGACGACGACGCCCAGGCTCCGAGTACGCCGCCGATGGGGCCGACCCCGTTGCAGGGTCTGCTGCCGGACGACTCGACGGCCGCGGGGAGTCAGGCGGATGTGCAGCGGCTCTTCCTGATGCTCGGCATCAACCCCGGTGACGTGCCGCCTCTGCATCCGCATCCGGCCGGTCCCTGGGTCGGCGCCGCGAATGACGGTGGTCCCACGGTCGCGGGCCGCAGTGACAACTGTCTTCTTTTCGCGGCGAGCGTCCACAGCACGTACTTCGGCCATCCCTCGGTCGCGCCGGCCAATCGCACCGGACGAGGTTTCAACGCCTCCGTGTTGACGACCTGGGCGGCGGCCCCCTTCACCGCCGGCGACCGAAACCAGGGCTTCGCCGACATCGAGGAGCAGCTACGCCAGCAGCTGGGCGACGACATGGACGCCGGGCCGATGGCGTTCGTCGCCGCCCTCGACCCGCTCGACTCCAATGTGGCGCACATGTACGCCGTCTTCGCCCGTCGCGAGCCGGACCCTTCGAATCCCGGCGAGAACCACGTCGTCTTCTATTACGCCGACAACAACAGCACCGCCGCCGAAGCCACGCGTCCACAAGTCAGCCCCGGTACGCAGCTCAGCTCGATCATGTTCGACCACGCCGGCACGGCCGTCCAACCCGAGACGGCGCTGGCCGACGACGATCCGCTGTTGAGCGCGGAGATCCAAGGGCGGCCGACCAACTCGCGGGTCAGCGATCTGCTGGGCCAGATCGACACGTTGCTCACCACGACGGGAGTACCACCCGCCGACGTCCTCGACGACATCGAGCGGCGGCTCGACGAGATGGGCCTGATACCCGGCGGTACGCCGGTCCGCTGGGCACGGCTCGGCAGGCTGAGCGCCGGGTCGACGACCGACCAGGACGCCTTCGTCACCCTGATGCAGGAACCGGGCTGGCGGGCGGCGTACGAGCGGGCGGCGGCGATGCCGAACCACATCGCTGAGGGTGTCACCGGCGACCCGAACCCGTCGGCCGCCCGAACGGTCGCACTGGCCTCCGCGTTCGCCACGAACCCGGCTCCGGCGTACGCCGGACGGCCGGACACCCAGGCGATCGACCAGGTCGCCGCCATGATCAGTCGGATGTTCGGGTTCGAGCACGCGGCCGTCGTCACGCGCTCCGGCAACGACCTGCAGATCACCTTCGACTCGATCTACAGCCGCTCGCTGCGGGTGGAGTACGCCGTCCTGCCGCCTGGTCAGCAGGTGCGGCTGGACTGGAACGGGGACGACCGCTTCCGGTTGACGGTCGCACACGACGCCGACCTGACCACGCCCGCGGCGCGGGCCGAAATACAGGTACGCCTCGCCCGCGAGATCGCCCGGATTCGGCTGGGCGGTATGGATTTCCGGGCCGACGACGGCAGCGACCGGGACATGTTCGGCGACGTGCTCCAGGCGTACGCCGGCGCGGGGGTCAACGACGTCCAGCATGTGCTGATGGTCAACCGCCCGGCGGGCCAGACCGGCGACACCGCCGACGTCGCAGCCGCGGTTCGGCTGACTCAGCAGTCCCGCGCCGAGACCGCCCGCATCATGACGCTGTTGCAGGAGGCGGCCCGGGCCAATCCTCGTGCGGCGGAGGCCATCGTCCGGCTGATCGCGGCCGAGGCGAGCTGGGGAGATCAGCTGGGTTCCCGGCTCGCTCCGTTGCTCGCCGATCTCACCCTGCCGACCGGGTCCGATCGGCGGGCGCAGCGGGAACGAACCCGGACTCTGCAGCTCGTCGCGGCGACGGCGCAATTGGCGGCGGCCGGCTTCGCCCAGGAGTTCCGCAACCAGGGCCGGCAGGACAGCGCCCTGCTGCCGTCGCTCATCGAAGCGGTGGACCGCGCACGGTTCGCGCTCACCGTGGCCCGGGCTCGGCTGGCGTCGCAGAACAACGAGGTACGCGGGGTCATCCGCCCACGCGACGCGGCCTTCTCCCCGAGCATCGTGGCGACCGCCGACCGGCAACGGGCCGCGCTCCTCACCGAGCTGAACAATCGACGGGCCGACGCCAACGCCGCCCGGCCGGACCCGCAGGGAATCGTCCTGCCGCCGCTGGCCGGGAACGCCGCCCGGCTGGACTCGTCGCTGCAACGGACGCTCCGCAACGCCGCGGCCCGGCTCGGCTTCGCGGAGCCGAGCGCGGAAGCGGTCATGCTCGGCCGATGGGGCGGGCCGCTGCACGCCTTGGGCAGTCAGGACCCCACGCCGTCCACGGCGGAGATCGTGGACGGCGCGCGGACCGCGATCCGGCAGACCATCGAGGACCCGACCCGGGTCACCGTGCAGGACGGGGACACCGGCGACGCCCGGGTGCTGTTCCAGCGGACCTTCACCGACGCGCAGGGCAACCAGCACACCGTCGCGGTCACGGTGCACGTGCAGCGCTCCGTGAACGACCGGACCGCGTACGTGTCGGACGTGCGGGTGACCCCGGACACGCGGACCGACCACGGGCGGCCCATGCACGGCCAGCCGGCGCATCGGGTCCGCTCCGACACCCGGCTCGTCCCCCGCCGCCAGGTACGCGATTCGCCCGATCGGGTGCGGGCGCGCCGGTCCGCCACCCGCGACAGTGCCGTCAACGAGGCGACCCGGCAGGCGTTGCAGGCGTTGGGCGTCACCCTCGTCCAGCACGGCAACAGCACCACTTACGACCTGACCTGGCCCAATGGCGACGGGCCGGCTCGCGTACGCATCACGACCGGGCGAGTGCGCGGCGGAGCCGTCGCCGAGGTGCGGCCGCCCCGGTTCGGCGACCCCACCTGGGAGATCCGCATTCCGTCGCGGGGCGTGACGCGTACCGGCATGATGCTCGACGTCGCCGAGGCGCTGGGGCTGGCGCTCGGTCTGCACCAGGATCGGGAGTCGGGCCGGGTGACGACGCAGCTGCCGCAGGCCCTGGGGCGGGCGGCCCGGCTGGCCGCGGTCGGGCACGGGCAGGCCATCGTGGCTGCGCCGCCCGCCGGCACGACCTGGACACCCAGCACCCGGCGGTTGTCGGCCGAGGTGCACGCGCTCGTCGAAGATCTTCAGCTGCGGATGGACCAACCGCAGTACGCCGATCGCCGGTCCGCGGTGGACACGCTGCTCACCGAGACGTTCGGCGCCGCACCGGCCGCTGCCGCCACGACGGCCGTCGACCAGAACGGCGCGGCCGTCGCCGACATCGCGGACCCGGCCGCACGGCGGGACGCGGAGGCGGCGCGGCGGGCGGCCGAGGTGCGCGGGCGCGGCCGGATGGTCACGGACATCCTGCTCGGCCAGCATCAGCCGGGGATGACCTCGCAGACTCCGGTCATCGGCGATCTCCGCACCCGGGGTCCGGCGCTGACCGGAACGGATCTCGCCGACCACATCGCGAACACGCTGCCTGACATCGTGACCGAGCGCGGGCTCACCGAACTCGGCCATCGGCGCGACGGCGACGTGACCACGACGATCGTGAGCCACGACGGCCTGGCCGGCGGACCGGTGACGGTTCGGGTCGAGACGGCCACTCTGCCGGCCGGGATCGCCGCCGACACCCGAATCGACCTCACCGCGCGCACGGTCACCGTCTTCCTCGCCGAGGGGCTGACCGCCGACGCCGCGACGATCCACCTCCTCGGAGAGGTCACCCGGTCGCTGGAGACCATCGGCCGGGTCGACGCCCGGCAGACGATGCCCGCGGACCCGCGCCGGCTGCCCGGCCAGACCCGGGAGGCACGGGAGCGCATTCGCGCGCAGCGCCGCGAGAACGAGAGGATCCGCCGGCGGCCGATCGTTCCGGCCGACATCCTCGGCGACCACCCGCTGAACCGGCGTATGCACAACGACGTCTACGGAGCCAGTCCGTCCGACGCAGCGCTCGCGGCGCAGATCCAGCATCTGGCGGAGGCCCTGGCGACCCGGCAGGATCCGCGCGAGCTGCTGAACCTGGTGGTGATGCTCCACCGGGCGGGTGTCCGCAACGGTCAGCCGCACGCCGAACTTCGCCGAGCCGTCCTCAGCCGTCTGCTGACGGACACCGTCGCCCAGCAGGTGAACAATCTGCTCAACGTGGACGAGACGCTGGCGCGGGCGATCGAGGCCGGACTGCCGCCGAATCTGGAGTCCCCGGCGGCGAATCGATCGGTCGGACGGCGGCGGTTCACGGTCCACCTCCCGATCGGCATCGACTCGACGGGATCGCTCAGCACACCGCCGCACCAGCCGTTGCATCCGACCGTACGCCGCGTCGCCGGGCGGAACGCGAACCGCGTGGAGCGGTATGTCGCCGCCCGCCGTTTCAAGATCAGCCGGATGGGTGCGGACGCGATCGCCAACGCGCAGACCACATGGGGCAGCAGAACCCTGCGGACTGTGCTGTGGGCGCCGAAGTACCTGCGGGCTCGTGGCTGGGCGCTGCTCACGGGGAAGTTCCGGTACCAACGGCCGTGGCGGCTCGTCAGTTTCGGCACCAAGACCGGGTTCGCCCGCGTGCAGCTACCGGACGGCAGCCATCGCTGGGTGCCGTATGTTCAGACCTCGGGCAGCCGGGGGATCAACCGCCTGGGCGCGATCCGGTTCTCCACCTTCACCCCGTGGAAGGACAACAACGATCCCGACAAGCCGCCCGAGCATGGACCGACCATCCGGCCGCCCCGGGTTCCGTTCATCCTCACCGGCAACCACTGGCTCGACCTGATCGCTACGATCATCGATCACCTGCCGCTGGTGTCGGCCAGCGCCAAGGACGGCAGCGGGATCGGCACCCCGTTCCCGTTCGGAAACAAGGACTCCGAGACACGACCGACCACGATCCGCGCGGTCACCCGACTCGGCGACGGCATCACCGGAGTCGTCGGTGTCGTCGGTGTCGTCGGCCAGACCAACCCGTCGCCAGAGCTTCAGCACACCCACAGCTCGACCGCGTACATCTTCACCGGGACGTTCATCGACGTGAAGATCGGCGGCGTCAAGCAGTTCTACGTCTGGATCGGCGGGCAGGGCTTCGCCGTCACCGGCAGCGAGGACTACGAGCAACTCCTGGAGCGGCTGAAGCCCTTCATCGAGTCGTGGCGAGAGCATGTCGCCGCTGGGCGCAAGCTGCGCGCGGCCAAGGCGTTCGCCCGCCTGCTGAACGAGTATCGCCGGATCTTCTCCACCGACGGCG
This genomic interval carries:
- a CDS encoding WXG100-like domain-containing protein yields the protein MIELWDFGEPWNEIRDALIWLGSGGSGWPQANEDQIRELAAAWRSVGERLQSGLSEANSAAADLVAAWGGDGGAAFAKSWQSLGHDVPQMLVDILLNGYDGNPPLVGSLEQSALDIEYDKISTLVEVAVVIIEIFVILVTAWLAFWAAWTAAGMRIAMGRAAIWAFMRGLIANAVRSFGQHGLSEGLKQELKQWAKHAIKWEVAKEIGAETGVDITAQLAQFAMGTRTSWDGKKTLASGIGGAAGALLSFATPIGENIAGKFTSKLGKTGINLGTRALDEFITEVGAETIANGVVYKNWNVNLGNLGNRIGSGMVRDKVSENADLSGNALDVTKSVLGLETRTQAAANAARQAAQNAANQAQTAAQQARQQATQAQQAANAATQQAQAAQQRANEANAAAQAAVARYGADSVQAREAATAAQNATRQAEIAQRGATQATAAAQHADTAAGNAEDAARQARENADRIPAPAGGTQPEPGTQPDDTSTPPPGTGPDGSPAAPPGTGPDGSPAAPPGTRPDGSPAAPPGTGPDGSPAVPPGTGPDGSPAAPPGTGPDGTPAAPPGTGPDGTPAAPPGTGPDGSPAAPPGTGPDGAPATPPGTGPDGTPGAPPVGSGVPAAPPGTSPDGTSTAPPGTGPDGAPATPPLGSGALRSPDVDGQPLASSDGETTPRPAGMPSTDSPQGADVGGDQTGPDGDQTTTSAPTRPTAPGAAPVGGGRGTLNTPHTGPDSTGVLPTAPVAPPGRRRTGDTDERTSTDPDNDTDERTSTDPDNDTDERTSTDPDNDTDERTSTDPENDTDENTTPEGQPDTDENTTPEGQPDTDGTAKREAGSNTDETGTTDPNTSADTNDDTSDDSDTDETAKPDANDDTDADGDQRGDTDGSTRTATKVSPRVTIAIAKLVMDSTVQAQMAAHEATRANALAQVLASTDGQVQITGPTSLTLDPDAGPDDDAQAPSTPPMGPTPLQGLLPDDSTAAGSQADVQRLFLMLGINPGDVPPLHPHPAGPWVGAANDGGPTVAGRSDNCLLFAASVHSTYFGHPSVAPANRTGRGFNASVLTTWAAAPFTAGDRNQGFADIEEQLRQQLGDDMDAGPMAFVAALDPLDSNVAHMYAVFARREPDPSNPGENHVVFYYADNNSTAAEATRPQVSPGTQLSSIMFDHAGTAVQPETALADDDPLLSAEIQGRPTNSRVSDLLGQIDTLLTTTGVPPADVLDDIERRLDEMGLIPGGTPVRWARLGRLSAGSTTDQDAFVTLMQEPGWRAAYERAAAMPNHIAEGVTGDPNPSAARTVALASAFATNPAPAYAGRPDTQAIDQVAAMISRMFGFEHAAVVTRSGNDLQITFDSIYSRSLRVEYAVLPPGQQVRLDWNGDDRFRLTVAHDADLTTPAARAEIQVRLAREIARIRLGGMDFRADDGSDRDMFGDVLQAYAGAGVNDVQHVLMVNRPAGQTGDTADVAAAVRLTQQSRAETARIMTLLQEAARANPRAAEAIVRLIAAEASWGDQLGSRLAPLLADLTLPTGSDRRAQRERTRTLQLVAATAQLAAAGFAQEFRNQGRQDSALLPSLIEAVDRARFALTVARARLASQNNEVRGVIRPRDAAFSPSIVATADRQRAALLTELNNRRADANAARPDPQGIVLPPLAGNAARLDSSLQRTLRNAAARLGFAEPSAEAVMLGRWGGPLHALGSQDPTPSTAEIVDGARTAIRQTIEDPTRVTVQDGDTGDARVLFQRTFTDAQGNQHTVAVTVHVQRSVNDRTAYVSDVRVTPDTRTDHGRPMHGQPAHRVRSDTRLVPRRQVRDSPDRVRARRSATRDSAVNEATRQALQALGVTLVQHGNSTTYDLTWPNGDGPARVRITTGRVRGGAVAEVRPPRFGDPTWEIRIPSRGVTRTGMMLDVAEALGLALGLHQDRESGRVTTQLPQALGRAARLAAVGHGQAIVAAPPAGTTWTPSTRRLSAEVHALVEDLQLRMDQPQYADRRSAVDTLLTETFGAAPAAAATTAVDQNGAAVADIADPAARRDAEAARRAAEVRGRGRMVTDILLGQHQPGMTSQTPVIGDLRTRGPALTGTDLADHIANTLPDIVTERGLTELGHRRDGDVTTTIVSHDGLAGGPVTVRVETATLPAGIAADTRIDLTARTVTVFLAEGLTADAATIHLLGEVTRSLETIGRVDARQTMPADPRRLPGQTREARERIRAQRRENERIRRRPIVPADILGDHPLNRRMHNDVYGASPSDAALAAQIQHLAEALATRQDPRELLNLVVMLHRAGVRNGQPHAELRRAVLSRLLTDTVAQQVNNLLNVDETLARAIEAGLPPNLESPAANRSVGRRRFTVHLPIGIDSTGSLSTPPHQPLHPTVRRVAGRNANRVERYVAARRFKISRMGADAIANAQTTWGSRTLRTVLWAPKYLRARGWALLTGKFRYQRPWRLVSFGTKTGFARVQLPDGSHRWVPYVQTSGSRGINRLGAIRFSTFTPWKDNNDPDKPPEHGPTIRPPRVPFILTGNHWLDLIATIIDHLPLVSASAKDGSGIGTPFPFGNKDSETRPTTIRAVTRLGDGITGVVGVVGVVGQTNPSPELQHTHSSTAYIFTGTFIDVKIGGVKQFYVWIGGQGFAVTGSEDYEQLLERLKPFIESWREHVAAGRKLRAAKAFARLLNEYRRIFSTDGAEFQPLVVEIGYGHRYTPWLTAPSITGHDVSDTHDNPDTPQVEHADDFHDPFTQANDRSGWQTNPNIAVYFGNFNPWAALRGAGRFVRSWHHRPSLTETLGLDDARPALPAAQTPAIAATPDTRADINIALTQRYADLLGRQATGSLTVAETTELHSLEAQAAQDPELGPLFAAVRGQQPPGSGPAGPTGPTGGQPVNPGPQGTAPAAPSATATPPGTTPTGGTTTSTTSTGPTATTSTPTTGPTTSSATNTGATTGNNPTASGPNPSGGPVNAAPVTAAPPATGVLPGADPSAALVANGQAAPGSQADDLNLRHHLGVRPGEAGPLHPHPASPWMNASNDGGLTVPGRSDNCLLWLMSVYHTYFGRPSVAPSNLTGKGFLARLVETWAGTKFQAHPDGTRGLSQVEEQLRQALPADADAGPMAFVITVDPHDRTAGHAYAVFARREPDPANPGQTRVVFYYADHGSTAGEPNRPPIDPDAQIYSMIFDQDGVPVQPAATAPTGGKRLSHALVAGRPTATGAADLTSRIDTLLSATGTPSTNVLDDLERQLDDMGLRPGGTHRRWNRLARMTSGSTVDVDAFVALMQEPDWRAAYVRAAETPNDVATVLTGEANDTPGRRIALATIFATNPAPAYAGRTDQEATALVTQLIGGDFRFEHQTTATVSGTDVQIAFSEHTTRTVRVEYAVLPPGQQVRLDWDAGTRTFRLAVAHDLDMSTPEARVRITRELGRVRLGGADFRSEHSGAQDVFLDVLQAYSYVGTADVSHVLAANRPPGLTGEAGDVAAAVRLVQRSRSEADRVLRVLLAAVAVDPAAAATITRLTAAEATNGDLPGRHLARLVGDLDLPPGRGRRVEQRRQQIGQLVAATLAVAGADLDQALAGQIVENELPSIVIAAVDHALFVRSYAQNRLGTRGVSRDAVLPSTAATFDATFLGAAEAARTELLAEIAARTDNPTSIIVPRLAGSGGNLDLALQSALRGEAATLGFAEPSREAAVLARWGQTLHSLGGRSARGVTPSTADQLDAERDLVRRTLAEPDRVSIQDGDHGDAHVLFQKRFTDAQGRTRVVEVTVHVHRFLADRAASIVDVQVATDLRIDFGRPMSGAPPRRVLVRTLLTDRSRVHDPGDMLDIHSPHEALQANARALHQAAAALGVTVQQEGRSPAFRLTWPNGDGPSRITLDSGPTRGSSIAEVRPPRPGSQTWAIRIPPSRMSRSGLPLDLAEALGMALGRHLAQNSGLVMTEQPTALAQAARLAAVAVGRATAGPMPSANVAHSRAARLAAEAHALIDGLGLRLDQPEHAARRAEVIRMTAAMFGSTVAAQVDAVLSDVGVAIADLADPTDQALAESARRSTRAAERGRLINDILLEQHRPGLVTETPAIAELPVRGTPLAGEPLARRIFTATRDVLLSRALTVSAHRRTGADTVVTARHDGLQGPVTITVRPGRLAAGTATHVRIDTVDRTVTITVAAGLTADNTTLHLAGALTQALETIARADHDRKTGPADVLGEHPLTSRVRQDTDGLSPADMALIAQIQWQADQLAVGQRPTALAALMILLHRAGVRDGQRHAKLRRELLLRALPTLAARRIDNLLDLDRHLATALGAMLPTTIGVPTPTRSVGRRVFTARVPTLGLESSGSMSTPPHQPLRPSVRRVAGRRADRLERFVAARRYKAARMGADRIAQMRSPVAAALTRTVLWPVKFVRARPWSLLTTKVRYQRPWRVFAFSNKTGYTRLRLPDGSHTWVAYTKTTASRTVNRLGAIRFSTFTPWKDNDGPGRGHDNQYGPTGVPPGYLFPLTGRAWIDAIAALLAHLPMITVSAKDGSGIGTPLPFGNKDTETRPTTVRALANLGEGVTGILARSDPSAALDRTHSFTTYAFIGTFLDVKIWGVKQFYIWIGGQGLAASGSEDYDKLMSDLREIRENAARVRTDGKRLAKVRSAFHLMKAINRYRKIFSDAGMEFQPLVFEVGYSHRYSPIMDAPDRLDWDTDHVHHDNDMVHGPFTQANDRAGLQTNPNVAFFVGAFSPRKLIRFLLNPVNPRAYGRGFHRVRTWVQRPGIDVTLQLTEARPMLESTLPPMATSATRLPDAVNRALRDRYRQLLELQSRTPGEALELTDLERLAERNPRLRQLFGHARNQVQQNRSNPGPPQLNRIGSRGSGPSYPMTMHSVRAVAAKYGIDLTGLRISINKAVRGWHGVTRPDGSIVLFREAFASEEDLARTLIHERFHRDELAVGLPYPSTADEAERFEDRAYEHEETWWENQPVRPEG